A genome region from Arachis duranensis cultivar V14167 chromosome 6, aradu.V14167.gnm2.J7QH, whole genome shotgun sequence includes the following:
- the LOC110273426 gene encoding uncharacterized protein LOC110273426, with amino-acid sequence MPKDSSISSSDDDSVMFLGDVTPQANRNRNRYCRVRRRVLEGDNGIPANPNPNDNRSLIVGGHDLRARRTVTGNNQPNRDGNASEESTTAAKKAASQARKSGDANFHVGESSKIQKRKTKKRGRKKKKKENDDVLDEMTNKLLRAGWEIEIDEKDEETVFYDLKGRAYTNCIIAAYECLKKKYEERKGRGIYYLKNYKFTPIKDDDFEKLLSWKDAKKRKRKDEAHDPNPNNNNRNKRGKNSRKDANKKKQKQKVETSRKGKEKVVYDESDSDSDSDRDPNDDTCLLCANAREGTLVCCDGCPSSFHLSCLKLPGVPPGDWYCSYCRCKFCGLMTGAADDPMSRTCCFCEHKYHRFCSPMTGGIVIDLSDNPLHFCSNKCEQLFGRVQGLLGVKHEIGDGFSCTFLSGFENNRPTQLPECHDKLVRALKIMQDGFKPGIDHRTGTNLIQSVLKEKSR; translated from the exons ATGCCGAAAGATTCATCAATCTCAAGTTCTGACGATGATTCGGTTATGTTCTTGGGGGATGTTACACCCCAAGCTAACCGTAACCGTAACCGTTACTGTCGTGTGCGTCGACGTGTGCTTGAAGGTGACAACGGAATACCtgccaaccctaaccctaacgaTAATCGTAGCCTAATCGTTGGAGGTCATGATTTGCGTGCCAGGAGGACCGTGACGGGTAATAACCAACCCAACCGTGACGGCAACGCTTCTGAAGAGAGTACTACAGCGGCTAAGAAGGCAGCAAGTCAAGCAAGAAAGAGTGGTGATGCAAACTTTCATGTCGGTGAGAGCAGCAAAATCCAAAAGAGGAAGACGAAGAAGAgggggaggaagaagaagaagaaggagaacgACGATGTTTTGGATGAAATGACAAATAAGTTACTACGCGCCGGTTGGGAAATTGAGATTgatgaaaaagatgaagaaactGTTTTCTATGATCTGAAGGGGAGAGCTTATACCAATTGCATCATAGCTGCATACGAGTGTTTGAAAAAGAAGTATGAAGAGCGCAAAGGAAGAGGGATCTATTATTTGAAGAATTACAAGTTTACTCCCATCAAGGATGATGATTTCGAGAAGCTTCTGTCATGGAAAGATGctaagaagaggaaaagaaaagatgaagctCATGACCCAAACCCTAATAATAACAATCGTAATAAGAGGGGAAAGAATAGCAGGAAAGACGCgaacaagaagaagcagaaaCAGAAGGTGGAAACGAGcaggaaaggaaaagagaaggtTGTTTACGATGaatctgattctgattctgattctgacaGGGATCCAAATGATGACACGTGTCTTCTCTGTGCAAATGCTCGAGAAGGCACTCTGGTTTGTTGCGACGGTTGCCCTTCTTCTTTCCATCTGAGCTGCTTGAAATTACCT GGGGTTCCACCTGGTGACTGGTACTGCAGTTATTGCAGATGCAAATTTTGTGGGTTGATGACTGGTGCAGCTGATGATCCTATGTCACGCACATGTTGCTTTTGCGAGCATAAAT ATCATAGGTTCTGTTCACCCATGACTGGTGGTATCGTGATTGATCTTTCAGATAATCCGTTACACTTTTGCAGTAACAAATGCGAACAG TTGTTTGGGAGAGTTCAAGGGCTTCTTGGGGTCAAACATGAAATTGGAGATGGGTTTTCTTGCACTTTTTTATCTGGATTTGAGAATAATCGTCCTACCCAACTTCCAGAATGCCATGACAAGCTGGTTAGGGCactgaaaataatgcaagatGGATTCAAACCAGGAATTGACCATAGAACCGGGACAAATTTGATACAAAGTGTCTTGAAGGAAAAGAGTAGGTAG